ACCTCGAATCCCTACCGCTTCTCAACGGCGTTTGCCAGGAAGTCCTCCGTCTCTATCCAACTGTCCCTGCTACCATCCGTGAAGCAGTCCGGGATACTACCATCGCCGGGAAATCCGTACCCAAGGGAGCAATGGTGGTTCTATGTCCCTACGCCATTAATCGCTCTCCTGAATTCtggggagaggatggcgaaGTGTTCCGCCCGGAGCGTTGGGTTGATACGGATCCCgcgactggcgagaagcGGGTTAACAATAACGGCGGCGCCTCGACAAATTATGCGCAGATTACGTTCTTGCACGGCCAGCGGAGTTGTATTGGTAAGGACTTTGCTCGCGCAGAGTTAAGGTGTGCGGTTGCCGGAGTTGTCGGGAGGTTTGAGTTTGCGATGCAGGATCCCAAACAGGAGATTCATATTGCTGGTGCAGTCACGACGAAACCAGTTGAAGGAATGCATCTACAAATGAGGAGGGTAGAAGGGTGGTGATTTTGTCAACGTGTTCACGAGAAATTTTATGATTGGGCTTTTGTAGATAGCTATAATGACACCTTCACTGTTTAATGTTTGCATAGTCTTGACTTACAAGTATATACCAGACTGTTTCTTACAGGCTACCAGATGCCCCAGGTTTCAGGAATAGGAATAGATACCAAGGACTCTGGGATCATACTATACCTGAAGAACCAGGGTGCCGTATGGTAGCCCCAACAGAGAACGTACGCCGCATTTAGAACCCTAATAAGAGCCCTCGTGATCCACCAATTGGGGGTATATCGCTCAAGGATGTGGCTTGATACCAATTCTTGCACAACAATACAAATGGGTAGGAGTATAAAAAAGGCGATCATCATGGATACGGCGTGGGTGTCCCTATTAACAGCATACGTCCCTGCAGCATGTACGAAGCCTGATATTATAAAGGAGAAAACACCTATCAGGACTCTGCGCAGAGCGAGAGGTGTCTGCTGTGGGACGACGGCTGTGGAACTGCTAATTAACGCACGCCGACAAAGGTCATGCCAAAGTTTGCCCCAGATATCTATCCTCGTTGTTAGATCTTGGGTTTTCTTTTGATAGCCTCGCTGAAGAGAAGGGTTACCTTTTAATCGAAAGCCAAACAAATCTCGCAATGAACCAAAGACATCTGGGTACATCCAGGGGTCTGCCGCCAAAGACGGAGACACGATATACAACCCACCCACAGAAAACAGGGCGACCGTGGCACGGATACCATCGACGAAGGCCCAACAGGCTGCCCAGCACGCTGGAGGTAGGAGATACCGGCGCACGAATGCTGCGCTTGTTTCAGGAGACGTTCGAATTTCGAGACCTAGATATTGTATCACGGCAGGGTGGAGTTTGGATGAATTCAGCAAAGAATGGAAACCAGAGCAGAATTGAGTGTAGTTGCGCCCGAAAAAAGTTCTGTAGGTGTCATAGACGACGTaggcgatgatgagcttgaggGCTTCTTTCGCGAGGAAACTGACCCGGTTTTCGGTCGGATCTTTTAGAATGAATTTGGTGTTCTCCAAATGTTCCCTTTCCTTCAAAAAAGATACATTCCCATTTTCGGTTGCAGACTTGACGTTCAGTTTCTCCAATGGCGGCAGGTACTTCCTTGAGCCGTGCGCCCAGCCGATACCTCGTGGGTTGAGAAGCAGGTCGCAGACGTATACGAGCCGTGCGAAACTCAACACTGGTGGCATCGGGCGCCAAAAATACACCGGGGGTGAAGTGTGATCTACATGTATCCTTTGTAGTCTTTTCAACCGGGAAGGCTGGTTGATGACGAGCAGTTCAACAGCGCGAAGAGCGAAAGCAATCGAGAAGAATGCATTGGCATAGACAACAATGGTCAAGGAACTGGGAGGATAGAGAACGGATGTGATCACGCTCGACGTGATTGTGGAAAAATACAGGACACTTTTTAACGGGGAAGATAAAGGTATCCTTTCGTCGGCGAAAAGAAATACGCCGACAAAGAAGATTGTCGACATGCCTCAGCCTATGGATGCGAAAGGAAAGCGAGTATGATGTTGGAAAAATATTGCGTAGGCATCTTGGACAATAACTATGCTGACACTCCCTTCATGTGAGAAGCTCACCTTTGTCAAACACCGGGACGTAGATCAATTCACGGTCGTCGTCCCGAAGGCCCGAAAAATCCTTCACCCAGAAAGACCATTATCAATGAAGAACGGTGATGTCTTATCTGTTCGACTGTTCCTGACTCGAGTCAAGCCACCACCCACTCGTGGACATGGACACAGGTGTGAATGGACGCTGACAGGGTAGGATGGCTCGGTGCTTTTCTGTCATGGCTCACGCGCTAGGTATCTCCGAATCAGATTTACGGATGTGGTAACTCCGAGTCGGACTTTTCGGACAGCGACAGGCAACGACAGCATCTCATTCGCAGTTTCGCTGTATTCATCCTGCTGAGCGCGCCCTTCAGTACGTATCTTACAGTGACTAGCTgattaatttaataaatatctgATGCATCCCGGGTGGGAGTTCTtattcctttccctttccttgTATAATTAATCGTTGCAGCCGTGCCCCTATCTAACTTCGAATCTCACGGCGTTTCTGTTTCAATTAATATCCACCGTGATTACCGACCTGATTAATAAACCAAACATGGAGGATAGCCATAGTCAATCATCAGCGActcgccggcgccggccAGCCCTATCGTGTACAATATGCCGGCGTCGAAAGTTGAAGTGCGACCGATCGCTTCCCTGTGGACAGTGCATGAAGTCCAAAACGCCTAATCTATGTGTCTTTTCCGCACCCAAGCCGTCTCAGAGTGCAGCTTCTGGGTCAACGATGGCAAGTTCGCCATCAGACCATAAGCTTGCCCCGAGTGACGGCGCCAGTTCTGGAGGAAGCGGGCTTTACGTGTTCGACTCAAGGAATCGCGTAACCAAACCCCGGGGACGGCCGGACGAGCTCCACGAGCTGCGAAATCGTGTGCAGATGCTGGAACAGGCACTTGCCAGAGGGGGCTCAATGCAGCCCCCCGAAGTTCCTGGATACGACTGCTTGCCAGAGTTTCCAATTCGGACGGTTACAGATGCGATCTCGGATCAAGTAAGGAACTTGTCTGGCAGAGCATGCTTCCGCGGTAGGAACGGTAGAACGCGTTATCGTGGACGCTCTACTGGAGAGTTAACACTCACTTTTGTAAGGACCACCCAGTAACATGATGACGACTGCGTACTAACGGCGGTAGCTCAATGATGTAATGGCGTTTCTCCAAGGCCGGAAGAAGGATCTCAAGGCTGAGGGCTCAGAGTAccggaggatgaaggatTTCAGATTCGAGCTGAGGTCTCGGGAAATACAGGACCAGGAGCGCGTTAAACAAGGAACACCGTCCTCACTGAAAGACATGCTTCCGCCTCGGAATATTGCGGATGAATTACTAAACCTATATATATCGACATTCGAGACTACGTATCGCATCCTACACATACCCAGCTTTCTTAAGGAATACGAGGCATACTGGGCGTCATCTGAGCTACCCGACACCATTTTCATTGCTAAGctcttggccttgatggccgcAGGCAGCTGTTTTATTAGCCCTTCGACCACAGTTAACGGAAAAGACACCCTGCATGATGTTGCTGTGGGTTGGATTCTCGGGGTCCAATCTTGGATCGGATCCCTCTTCGTGAGCGCAACGGCAAAGTTTGACATCCTACAGATACAGTGTCTGTTGATGATTGCGCGTCAATCGCTGGCCGTTGACGGGGATGTTGTGTGGCTCAGCTCGGGGTCTCTCATCCATTCAGCCACTATAATGGGGATGCACAGGGATCCCACACTATTTAGCAAAATGACCCCCTTCTGGGCAGAGATGCGTCGTCGGTTATGGGCAACTATCTTGGAGCTCGACCTGCAAGCATCTATAGATGTCGGCATCCCATCATCAATCGACACAGACCAATATGACTGCGACCCGCCGTCGAATTTGGATGATTCGGATTTAACAGAGGATATGTTGGAGGCCCCAGTGGGCAAGGACAGAGCAATTTCGACCCAGTGCAGTTTCCAAACCATGTTAGCTCGCTCGTTCCTGTTGCGGGTGCGCATCGCCAAGGCCGTGAATAGCTTGAAGTTTACACTGTCGTATGATGAAGCGCTGACACTTTCTGAGGAGCTTGTACAGTTCATGAACGAGGCTCTAATTCCCTTTTCCGCACCGGTTGGCGACGGTGTCCCGTCCTTTTCAAGGTCATTTATGTTATTCTTAATGCAAAGattccttctccttttgcATCGGCCTTTCTCACTGAGTATATCTATGTCGCCCAAATACTCTTATTCACGCAAAGTCTGCCTGGAGTCGGCCCTGGAAATGCTTACCCAGTTTGAATCCCCAATTCCTGGCATTCAATCACCTCGGACGCCTTGTCTAGGCCATATTGGTGGTGGCATGTTCCGTGATGAATGCTTTCATGCTGCTATTACCATTTGCGTGGAGCTATCTCTACAGGTTACTGAATCAGGCTCAAACTCAGCACCTTCAACTCATGGCGGCTCTTTAAATGACATTGTGCGATCACAGCGAGAAGTCTTGTTGCGTACCCTTGAAAGGACTCAGGACAACTTCCGCAGTCGGATATCTCCAAAAGGGAGTGGATGCAAGGCTTTTGTCTTCATGAGTATGGCCCTAGCCTCTGTGAAGGCTCGACTGAACGGGGAAGACCCCCTGAAGAAAATCGAACGAGATTCATTGCAGACAGTGAAAATTTGCCATCGAGTTATCGGAGGCCTGCCTCATGAGGAATTAGAAGGGCGGCCCGAGAACGACTTATCTGAGGTCGGACCGTCTGCCATACACACACCGGACTTCGCGTCTTCTACTTCCGAAATATCGTTTGACCCTTTCTCGATACTGACCAACAACGCCGTTGAATTTTCGCCCCTCGACTTCAATAGCATGTTTGATACGTCTTATTATAGGATGCCCGATCTTTGGGATCCTGACTTTCTTGCACTGGCCGAGTGAGACAACTGGTTTTCTCTAGTGATATTTCACAAAAAGTTTCAACTACCTCTTCGAAGGGCATACTGGAATCACCCTGTATTTTGTATTATATCCGGACCATTACGCGTTGCGTTGGAATCATAGTGCCTGTTGCCTCAAGGTTTTCTTCTATGGGCGCTATGGCAGCCGGGCTGCGTTACATTGGAGTTTCTCTATCAAACAAGGAAGATCGTAAGCcattcttaatttaatcaACACCGATACTTATCAATCTCCAAGGGGCATGCGGTAGGCAATAACCAGAGGAAAGTCCTCTTATTGAGAGCATAATGAACTGCAGTGATGTTTTCTATATAGGGAACGGACGCAGCTGGGGCTATAAAAATGGTGCCTATTGCGGCTCAGGCCTTCTGATCACACAACGTCTAGAAAGACCATCACCTACTCTACATATAACATCTTATATCAATAGATTTGGCTTCCACCAGGGATAACCCCGGATGGTAAACCATAGGAGTTCCTCTCTGTAGCGGCAATTCTAAACAAACCCAGGTAATTGAATTTCAGCGTTCTGCGAGTACAGCATAATAACGACAGGCAGGTGGACGGCTACAACCCACGGTCAGCAGGCAGCAAAGTTGCATATATCAGAACTCAGAAGCAGAGTCCCTGCCCTATACAGAGCTGAGGTATTAACTCGGGGCCCGCGGGAAGCGTGGGAAAACTGGCGCAAGCTCCAATTGGCTGGCAGCATTTCGGAGCTTCCGCGGGCTGAGAGTCTGAGACTGTCCCTTTCCTTCTGGAGACTGCTGGAGTTCCTCACGGTCGGTGatattttctcttctttcgGGTTGGCGGCGCCCAAAGCGCCAATCGCGAGAATcctaaaaaaaaaggacACCCGTTGGACACACCGTTGCAAAGTTTCATATGCACCCCGGAGAATTTTTATCAGTGGCTTGCCACGACCACTGTTCGGTGCACTGTACAGCAGCCATCCGATATCAATCATATCATAGCCCGATCACTTCCACACCGTACCATATATTGGACACCGCGTGGACAGGCACAACTGCAAGAGAACAGTGGAGTTGTGATCTGTGGTGGCCACTCCCTCGCCCGGCCATTACCAATCAGGATTCTACATCATCTTGCTAGCTCCTCCTTCGGCATCATGCTTCGCTCACATCTCCGCTTCTTCCCTGGTACGCTAGAGGGATCCGAGCTTCAGAAGTTTGGGTCGTCTCCCGCGACCTGCCACAGTGGGAAGTTCATACGCCAAATGCTTGAAATTTCTTTTTGTCGCCGTTTTCCGGCGCCAATCAGTGCCCACTTGGAATCCTTAGGATGTGCCTGCAACACATTCTGGCCCAACTGGCGTCTCCACTGGAATATAATAGGAAATAATTACGTGCATTTGCAAGGCTCGACCATCTTCATGATCGATAAACGCTGTCAATCTTTTGAGTCATTCGCAGATCTTGTCACGCTTTGTGTTTCTTGGCTTCCTGATTGATCTAGCGACTGGGGTATCTATATAGCTTGGTTTCGGAGCGGTCTGCCTGGAGTTCGCATATATATACTGAGATAACCCTCTTATTCTGCGGTCAACACAACGCATACACGACTATCAGATGCATTTCAGTTGACAACGATTGGTTGTTTCCCCCGTTCTGTCTGGTCAGATAACGTAACATGCCTGCTCGCCTTCGCTCTCTTACGCAAGGCAATTCCGCTCTCGCATCTTCGCAAGAAGCTGGGAGCCTGACAGACAGACCATCCTCTCCACAAGTCCATTTGAATTATGAGGATGAGAACGCTATTGCTGAGATACATCGCACCCTCACCGAGAAGGGTCATGCCTACTCGGAGCCACATTCTTCGTTCGACAGGTTCCTAGAAACGGAACATCAAGCCGGAAGAAAAAGGCCCAACGTTGGGGTTTGTTTCCAATCGCTTTCCACATGGGGGACTGGAGGGGAGCATGTCAATGTCAAGACGCTGGGCACCGCTTTGTGGCGCACTCTCACCTTCCAGGATGTGTACGAGTGGACGATCAAGCCCTGGATGCGAAAGCCCAAGCCTCAGAGCGGGCGTCATCTGATTCGGGACTTTGATGGGGTAGTTCGGAGTGGTGAGATTATGCTGTAAGTCCTCAATTCTGAAATGGACATTGTAACATGCGGATTGACATGTTATATAGCGTTCTAGGACGGCCGGGCGCCGGCTGCACAACCTTTCTGCGGACGATTGCCGGCCACCACTCATCATTTCTGGGAGTGACAGGTTCCATCGATTACTCGGGCCTCAGCTTAGAGGATGTTAAAAAGTACTATCGTGGCCAGGTTGCTTATGTTCCGGAAAATGATGTTCATTTTCCCACACTCAACGTTCGACAAACACTAGAGTTTGCACTCCAGAGCAAAACCCCCAAAAGATACCATGACAAAATTCCTCGCTATCTTGAGATATATGGGAGAGTGTTTGGGATGTCACATACAATGGACACCTTGGTTGGAAATGAATATATCCGGGGAGTTTCGGGAGGCGAACGAAAACGCATTTCGATCATCGAGTCCCTGGCGACTGATTCCTCAGTAATGTGCTGGGATAACTCAACGCGGGGGCTTGATGCCTCATCTGCTCTGGACTATGCACGAAGCTTGCGGATCATGACTGACACCTGCGGTAAAGCCACGCTGATGACATTGTACCAAGCATCTGATGCTATATACGACTTGGTCGATAAGGTTCTGCTTATTGACGAAGGGCGGATGCTCTATCAGGGACCCGCACGCGAAGCGAAGGCATATTTCCAAGAATTAGGCTACGAATGCGGTGAAATGCAGACAGTGTCTGATTTCTTGTCCAGTATTACTGTTCCGGAAAAGAGGAGGTTTAAAGCGGGTTGGGAACACCGTGCGCCAAAGGGTCCGATTGAACTCGAACAAACTTTTCGAAAAAGCGCCGCCTTCTCGAAAATACAACAACAAGTACTTGCATACGGTGACGAAAGAATTGGTGGAAAAGGTCGTCCAGGATCCCAAGCTGATACGGATTATGGAAGCTTGGATGAATTTAAGAACGCTCTTCAGATCGACAAATCTCGATTCGCCTCGTCCAGTTCCCCGTATaccatttctctttttcggCAAGTGGCACTGTGTGCAAAGCGTCAGATTTGGCAGATTAAAGGCCACTTATCCCCACTCTACATCAAACTTCTCTCATGTGTGGTTTACGGGCTTCTTATCGGTTCCATGTTCTATGACCAGCCGCAGTCGACGGATGGAATGTACTCTCGCGGCGGTGTGCTCTTCTATTCATCCATTCTCCTCGCCTGGCTTCAAATGTCTGAACTGGAGGAAGCAATGCAAGGACGAGATATCCTCAGTCGCCAAAAGAAGTTTGCGTTTGTTCGACCTAGTGCAGTGTGTCTCGCGCGAGTAATCGCAGACATCTTTGTAGCTGCAATTC
Above is a window of Aspergillus puulaauensis MK2 DNA, chromosome 2, nearly complete sequence DNA encoding:
- a CDS encoding wax synthase family protein (COG:S;~EggNog:ENOG410PY6Q;~InterPro:IPR032805;~PFAM:PF13813;~TransMembrane:5 (i26-43o49-71i334-355o361-382i403-421o)); amino-acid sequence: MSTIFFVGVFLFADERIPLSSPLKSVLYFSTITSSVITSVLYPPSSLTIVVYANAFFSIAFALRAVELLVINQPSRLKRLQRIHVDHTSPPVYFWRPMPPVLSFARLVYVCDLLLNPRGIGWAHGSRKYLPPLEKLNVKSATENGNVSFLKEREHLENTKFILKDPTENRVSFLAKEALKLIIAYVVYDTYRTFFGRNYTQFCSGFHSLLNSSKLHPAVIQYLGLEIRTSPETSAAFVRRYLLPPACWAACWAFVDGIRATVALFSVGGLYIVSPSLAADPWMYPDVFGSLRDLFGFRLKDIWGKLWHDLCRRALISSSTAVVPQQTPLALRRVLIGVFSFIISGFVHAAGTYAVNRDTHAVSMMIAFFILLPICIVVQELVSSHILERYTPNWWITRALIRVLNAAYVLCWGYHTAPWFFRYSMIPESLVSIPIPETWGIW
- a CDS encoding fungal specific transcription factor domain-containing protein (COG:S;~EggNog:ENOG410PR9G;~InterPro:IPR007219;~PFAM:PF04082;~go_function: GO:0003677 - DNA binding [Evidence IEA];~go_function: GO:0008270 - zinc ion binding [Evidence IEA];~go_process: GO:0006351 - transcription, DNA-templated [Evidence IEA]), encoding MASSPSDHKLAPSDGASSGGSGLYVFDSRNRVTKPRGRPDELHELRNRVQMLEQALARGGSMQPPEVPGYDCLPEFPIRTVTDAISDQVRNLSGRACFRGRNGRTRYRGRSTGELTLTFLNDVMAFLQGRKKDLKAEGSEYRRMKDFRFELRSREIQDQERVKQGTPSSLKDMLPPRNIADELLNLYISTFETTYRILHIPSFLKEYEAYWASSELPDTIFIAKLLALMAAGSCFISPSTTVNGKDTLHDVAVGWILGVQSWIGSLFVSATAKFDILQIQCLLMIARQSLAVDGDVVWLSSGSLIHSATIMGMHRDPTLFSKMTPFWAEMRRRLWATILELDLQASIDVGIPSSIDTDQYDCDPPSNLDDSDLTEDMLEAPVGKDRAISTQCSFQTMLARSFLLRVRIAKAVNSLKFTLSYDEALTLSEELVQFMNEALIPFSAPVGDGVPSFSRSFMLFLMQRFLLLLHRPFSLSISMSPKYSYSRKVCLESALEMLTQFESPIPGIQSPRTPCLGHIGGGMFRDECFHAAITICVELSLQVTESGSNSAPSTHGGSLNDIVRSQREVLLRTLERTQDNFRSRISPKGSGCKAFVFMSMALASVKARLNGEDPLKKIERDSLQTVKICHRVIGGLPHEELEGRPENDLSEVGPSAIHTPDFASSTSEISFDPFSILTNNAVEFSPLDFNSMFDTSYYRMPDLWDPDFLALAE